One Spinacia oleracea cultivar Varoflay chromosome 4, BTI_SOV_V1, whole genome shotgun sequence DNA segment encodes these proteins:
- the LOC110780666 gene encoding uncharacterized protein — protein MASDQEEDEFLGFSDDEGDGTNSDSDYDDDEATQNAESEVNAHQIGDFEQNQQLPDLNEVGQEYAQECEVGPQHTSGISDNHSVPFLFDLNMPTQQEFPPSPIHQTETDQNHHKPRTPRINNELRLEILLFLLLRKEKHSDELIHGTNRQAVIMFGYTRKTIRLIWQRALAHKATMDSYFYDSKYHNCGRKRIQVTYESIASIGMGDRTTIIDLARMLNLSPTTVWRMVKRKQIKPHSSPLNPGISEECKMARMKWVLGLLMDYSIPNDPTYYSMYDFIHIDEKWFYLTQKSQRVYLANNEPFPHRKGKSRTKIPKFMFMAAVARPRWGQDGQLAAKRTSKNRVKGTIETKPIKSVNQIATRAMLINYLIPAIKDKWPPHEGEKVIYIIQDNAKAHILQNDQEWQQHYKQDGFTLILTQQPTNSPDCNILGLGFFRSIQSLMHKKMPKTVEDLSGAVTEAYNELHAKTLSNVWMSLQYVGNEILKHKGDNNYQLPHNKKKILEDEGNLPEQVKAPRWAVNECKQLVDEWRANQ, from the exons atggcttcagatcaagaggaGGACGAGTTCCTCGGTTTTTCCGATGATGAAGGAGACGGCACGAACTCTGATTCagattatgatgatgatgaggcaaCCCAAAATGCTGAAAGTGAAGTAAATGCTCATCAAATAGGGGACTTTGAGCAAAATCAACAATTGCCAGATCTTAATGAAGTGGGACAAGAATATGCACAAGAATGTGAAGTGGGACCACAGCATACATCTGGTATATCAGATAACCACTCAGttccatttttgtttgatttgaacatgCCAACACAACAAGAGTTCCCACCATCTCCAATTCATCAAACAGAAACAGATCAAAATCATCATAAGCCTAGAACCCCAAGGATTAACAACGAATTAAGGTTGGAAATCTTGTTGTTCCTTCTCTTAAGAAAAGAAAAGCATTCAGATGAACTCATTCATGGGACAAATAGACAGGCTGTTATAATGTTTGGTTACACAAGGAAGACAATTAGACTAATATGGCAGAGAGCATTGGCACATAAGGCAACCATGGATTCGTATTTCTATGATAGCAAATATCACAACTGTGGGAGGAAGAGAATTCAAGTAACATATGAGTCTATAGCCTCCATAGGCATGGGGGATAGAACAACCATTATTGATCTAGCAAGGATGCTCAATTTGAGTCCCACAACAGTTTGGAGAATGGTGAAAAGAAAACAGATAAAACCACATTCAAGTCCCTTGAATCCAGGCATTTCAGAAGAATGCAAGATGGCAAGGATGAAGTGGGTACTTGGTCTCTTAATGGACTACTCAATACCAAATGATCCCACATATTACAGCATGTATGATTTCATTCACATCGATGAGAAATGGTTCTATCTTACACAAAAAAGTCAAAGAGTTTATTTAGCAAACAATGAACCATTTCCACACAGGAAGGGAAAATCAAGAACTAAGATTCCAAAGTTCATGTTTATGGCAGCAGTAGCAAGGCCAAGGTGGGGACAAGATGGGCAGT TGGCAGCAAAGAGAACATCCAAAAACAGAGTGAAGGGGACAATTGAGACTAAACCAATCAAGTCAGTGAATCAGATTGCAACTAGGGCCATGCTAATCAACTACCTAATCCCAGCAATTAAAGATAAATGGCCACCACATGAGGGGGAAAAGGTGATATACATCATTCAAGACAATGCAAAGgcacacattttgcaaaatgatCAAGAATGGCAGCAACATTACAAGCAAGATGGCTTTACATTGATATTGACTCAGCAGCCAACAAACAGTCCAGATTGTAACATACTAGGCTTGGGGTTCTTTAGGTCAATTCAATCACTAATGCACAAAAAGATGCCTAAAACAGTTGAAGATTTAAGTGGTGCTGTGACTGAGGCATATAATGAACTGCATGCAAAGACTCTATCTAATGTGTGGATGTCACTTCAATATGTTGGAAATGAAATTTTGAAACACAAGGGGGACAACAACTACCAACTTCCACACAACaagaaaaagattttagaagatgAGGGGAATCTGCCAGAACAAGTTAAGGCCCCAAGGTGGGCTGTGAATGAATGCAAACAACTTGTTGATGAATGGAGAGCAAATCAGTGA